A region from the uncultured Bacteroides sp. genome encodes:
- a CDS encoding nuclear transport factor 2 family protein, whose product MKSQILGFFLIIFGMQYSYAQNVVATTTDEQQIIQLSKEKWQWMADKNVDSLNILFHEKAMFVHMGGAWGKEPELNVIKSGGIWYKKTDIHEVSVKIIDNTAILLNRITLLALVGGNEVTNPFEVTEVYIKQEGKWKLGSLSFTRLLTPGDH is encoded by the coding sequence ATGAAATCACAAATTCTCGGATTTTTTCTAATTATTTTTGGAATGCAGTATTCATATGCACAAAATGTAGTTGCTACAACTACTGACGAGCAGCAAATTATACAGCTCTCCAAAGAAAAATGGCAATGGATGGCAGACAAAAATGTCGATTCACTGAATATTTTGTTTCATGAAAAAGCCATGTTTGTCCATATGGGCGGCGCATGGGGTAAAGAACCAGAACTTAATGTCATCAAAAGCGGTGGCATTTGGTATAAAAAAACTGATATTCATGAAGTGTCTGTAAAAATTATAGATAATACGGCCATACTTCTCAACCGCATTACTCTGTTGGCCTTGGTAGGTGGAAATGAAGTTACCAATCCGTTTGAAGTTACGGAAGTCTATATAAAGCAAGAGGGAAAATGGAAATTAGGTTCATTGTCTTTCACCAGATTGCTAACGCCGGGTGATCATTAA
- a CDS encoding IS3 family transposase produces the protein MKKSDSLSRRKGSPSAQDWAQAIQELSLKGYDLQTILEIQGMARSTYYYHISPMNNTEKYADIRKRIADIFEEHHKPYGYRRVHMQLVNEGHVINHKTVQKLMAEMHPKSKVRRVKYKSYKGEIGRIAPNILNRDFKAEKPYQKWTTDVTEFKVDGRKAYLSPILDMFNGEIISYTISDHPDLKWLWICSKRLKTK, from the coding sequence ATTAAAAAAAGTGACAGCCTTAGTCGAAGAAAAGGAAGCCCGTCTGCACAAGATTGGGCGCAAGCCATCCAAGAACTAAGCCTAAAAGGTTATGACCTCCAAACAATACTGGAGATTCAAGGGATGGCTCGCTCAACTTATTATTATCATATATCGCCCATGAATAACACAGAAAAATATGCTGATATACGAAAACGTATAGCTGATATTTTTGAAGAACATCACAAACCTTATGGTTATCGCCGTGTGCATATGCAGCTGGTCAATGAGGGACATGTAATCAATCATAAGACAGTACAAAAACTCATGGCAGAAATGCATCCGAAATCAAAAGTGCGCAGAGTTAAATATAAGTCATATAAAGGAGAAATCGGTAGGATTGCCCCCAATATACTTAATCGCGACTTCAAAGCCGAAAAGCCATATCAGAAATGGACTACAGATGTTACCGAGTTTAAGGTAGATGGCAGGAAAGCATATCTCTCACCAATTCTTGATATGTTTAATGGGGAGATAATATCCTATACCATATCAGATCATCCTGATTTAAAATGGTTATGGATATGCTCAAAAAGGCTCAAAACAAAGTAG
- the arsB gene encoding ACR3 family arsenite efflux transporter: protein MKKKQGIGFFERYLTLWVALCIVAGITIGQWFPVVPQTLSLFEYANVSIPVALLIWLMIYPMMLKVDFQSVKGVGKRPKGILVTCITNWLIKPFTMFGIAWFFFHVIFKAWIPGALADEYLAGAVLLGAAPCTAMVFVWSYLTKGNAAYTLVQVAVNDLIILVAFAPIVAFLLGVGGIKIPWDTLLLSVLLFVVIPLGAGVLTRIWVAKHKGSDYFNDVFVKKFDNFTIGGLLLTLIILFSFQGETISANPLHILLIAVPLILQTFLIFFIAYGWAKAWKLPHDVAAPAGMIGASNFFELAVAVAISLFGLQSGAALVTVVGVLVEVPVMLTLVKIANNTKKYFKE, encoded by the coding sequence ATGAAAAAAAAACAAGGTATTGGCTTTTTTGAACGCTACCTCACACTGTGGGTGGCGTTGTGTATCGTGGCGGGCATTACCATTGGACAATGGTTTCCCGTAGTTCCTCAAACGTTAAGCCTATTTGAATATGCTAACGTATCTATTCCAGTGGCCTTACTGATTTGGTTAATGATTTATCCCATGATGCTAAAAGTTGATTTTCAGAGTGTAAAGGGAGTCGGAAAGCGTCCCAAAGGCATATTAGTAACGTGCATAACAAACTGGCTTATCAAGCCTTTCACAATGTTCGGCATTGCATGGTTCTTTTTCCATGTAATCTTTAAGGCTTGGATTCCCGGTGCTTTGGCCGATGAATATCTGGCGGGGGCTGTGTTACTAGGGGCTGCTCCGTGCACGGCGATGGTGTTTGTGTGGAGTTATCTCACAAAAGGAAACGCAGCCTACACGTTGGTGCAGGTGGCAGTAAACGACTTAATTATTTTGGTAGCTTTTGCCCCTATTGTTGCTTTTTTACTGGGAGTTGGGGGAATTAAGATTCCTTGGGACACGTTGTTACTCTCAGTATTACTGTTTGTGGTGATTCCTCTAGGCGCAGGTGTGCTTACGCGCATTTGGGTGGCAAAGCACAAGGGATCCGACTACTTCAACGATGTTTTCGTAAAGAAGTTCGATAACTTCACCATTGGAGGCTTACTGCTCACACTCATCATTCTCTTCTCTTTTCAGGGAGAGACGATTTCAGCTAACCCTCTGCACATTCTACTTATAGCTGTTCCACTAATTTTACAAACATTCCTCATCTTCTTCATAGCCTACGGATGGGCTAAAGCATGGAAATTACCTCACGACGTGGCAGCTCCGGCGGGGATGATTGGCGCAAGCAACTTTTTCGAGCTTGCTGTGGCCGTAGCCATCTCGTTGTTCGGTTTGCAATCAGGTGCCGCTTTGGTTACAGTGGTGGGCGTACTAGTTGAGGTCCCAGTAATGCTGACACTGGTAAAGATAGCAAATAACACAAAGAAATATTTCAAAGAATAG
- a CDS encoding cation:proton antiporter, translated as MLTSLAFIFLLGLALGYIFMKLKLPGLVGMLLTGIILGPYAVNVLQPSLLSISVDLRQLALVIILTRAGLALDIKDLMKVGRPAVLMCFVPACFEIAGMMLLAPRLLGISLLDAAIMGSVVSAVSPAIIVPKMLTLMDKKYGTNKSIPQMIMAGGSVDDVFVIVMFTAFTGLALGGKISPVSFLQIPVSIVTGLLLGVLLGLLLSRYFKRYHMRDSVKVLIILSVSFLLVALEKLLKGVVPLSGLLAVMALGATILKSYDVLALRLSGKFSKLWVGAEILLFVLVGATVDVKYAWGAGLAAVALILLVLLFRMLGVFVCLIKTQLSMKERLFCMIAYLPKATVQAAIGSLPLAMGLPCGKIVLTVAVLAILITAPLGAFGIDMTYKKLLVQEEDA; from the coding sequence ATGTTAACAAGTTTAGCTTTTATCTTTCTGCTTGGACTGGCATTAGGATATATTTTCATGAAATTGAAACTCCCCGGATTAGTGGGAATGTTACTGACCGGTATTATCTTAGGCCCGTATGCAGTGAATGTTTTGCAACCTTCTTTGCTCTCCATTTCTGTCGACTTGCGGCAACTAGCTTTGGTGATTATTCTGACTCGGGCAGGGTTGGCGCTTGATATTAAAGACTTGATGAAGGTAGGCCGGCCGGCCGTGTTGATGTGTTTTGTGCCGGCTTGCTTTGAAATAGCCGGAATGATGCTTCTGGCTCCCCGATTGCTTGGTATCTCTCTGCTTGATGCCGCGATAATGGGTAGTGTGGTATCAGCGGTGTCTCCGGCAATCATCGTACCGAAAATGTTGACGCTGATGGACAAGAAATATGGTACGAATAAGAGTATTCCGCAAATGATTATGGCGGGCGGGTCGGTAGACGATGTGTTTGTTATCGTGATGTTTACCGCCTTTACCGGATTGGCTTTGGGTGGGAAAATCTCTCCTGTTAGTTTCTTGCAGATCCCGGTTTCTATTGTGACCGGCTTGCTACTGGGTGTTCTTCTGGGACTCTTGCTTTCACGTTATTTCAAAAGATATCATATGAGAGACTCCGTAAAAGTACTCATTATATTGAGCGTTTCTTTTTTATTAGTGGCTTTGGAGAAACTATTAAAAGGAGTTGTTCCTCTGTCCGGTTTGTTGGCCGTTATGGCTCTTGGCGCTACTATACTGAAAAGCTATGATGTATTGGCACTTCGGTTATCCGGTAAATTTTCTAAATTATGGGTCGGTGCTGAAATCTTATTGTTTGTACTTGTAGGAGCCACTGTAGACGTGAAATATGCCTGGGGCGCAGGTTTAGCTGCTGTAGCTCTTATTCTTTTGGTGTTGCTGTTCAGGATGCTGGGAGTATTTGTTTGTTTGATAAAAACTCAACTGAGCATGAAAGAGCGTTTGTTTTGCATGATCGCTTATCTGCCTAAGGCAACAGTGCAGGCTGCTATCGGTTCGCTACCGTTGGCCATGGGGCTTCCTTGTGGCAAAATAGTATTGACCGTTGCTGTGTTGGCTATTTTGATTACTGCCCCTCTGGGAGCTTTTGGTATCGACATGACTTATAAGAAACTTCTGGTTCAGGAAGAAGATGCTTAA
- a CDS encoding NAD(P)-dependent alcohol dehydrogenase: MNRISKIVLFLLCVASVEFTQAQRIQSEGLAAIDNKGNFEIYKFTRHPIGDNDIFIDILYAGICHSDIHHVHEDWGKTEYPIVPGHEIVGVVKKVGKNVTKFKVGDYAGVGCIVNSCGQCDYCKQGLEQFCEKGMVVSFGSHDYFHNNELTMGGFSKNYVVSEDYAIKVPANANIKKVAPLLCAGITTYSPIHFSKVSKGQNVAVAGFGGLGHLALKYMVALGAKVTVFDITEEKRQDAYNMGAIKYVNVKTPDELKKSQDQFDFILSTIPAAYDPMMYVKMLKMGGEMAIVGLPPTDATPNIPTTSLIYSAHRKVYGSLIGGIPETQEMLDYSVANNIYPQVELIPATPEAVEKAFKNVVDGKVKFRYVIDMSTLK, encoded by the coding sequence ATGAATAGGATAAGTAAAATAGTATTATTTCTGCTGTGTGTTGCATCGGTAGAATTTACTCAAGCTCAACGTATACAATCGGAAGGCCTTGCAGCAATTGATAACAAAGGAAATTTTGAGATATATAAATTTACTCGTCATCCGATTGGCGACAATGATATTTTCATTGATATCCTTTATGCCGGAATATGTCATAGTGATATTCATCACGTTCATGAAGACTGGGGAAAAACAGAATACCCGATTGTTCCTGGGCATGAAATTGTTGGGGTTGTAAAAAAAGTCGGGAAAAATGTAACCAAGTTTAAAGTTGGAGATTATGCCGGTGTAGGTTGTATTGTTAACTCCTGTGGGCAATGTGATTACTGTAAACAAGGACTAGAACAGTTTTGTGAAAAAGGAATGGTCGTTTCCTTTGGCTCTCATGATTATTTTCATAATAATGAATTGACTATGGGTGGCTTTTCTAAAAATTACGTTGTTTCCGAAGATTATGCTATTAAAGTACCGGCAAATGCCAACATAAAGAAAGTAGCACCATTGCTTTGTGCCGGTATCACAACTTACTCTCCCATCCATTTTTCAAAAGTAAGCAAAGGACAAAATGTAGCCGTAGCTGGCTTTGGTGGGCTTGGGCACTTGGCGTTAAAATATATGGTTGCATTGGGGGCAAAAGTAACGGTGTTTGATATTACCGAAGAAAAGAGGCAGGATGCTTATAATATGGGAGCAATAAAGTATGTCAATGTCAAAACTCCTGACGAATTGAAAAAATCACAAGACCAGTTTGATTTTATCCTGAGTACAATTCCTGCTGCTTACGATCCAATGATGTATGTAAAAATGTTGAAAATGGGAGGCGAAATGGCTATTGTTGGCCTGCCACCGACAGATGCCACCCCCAATATACCTACCACTTCCTTAATTTACAGTGCACATCGTAAAGTTTATGGTTCACTTATAGGTGGAATTCCGGAAACTCAGGAAATGCTTGATTATTCGGTTGCCAACAATATTTATCCTCAGGTGGAACTTATCCCGGCTACTCCGGAAGCTGTAGAAAAGGCTTTTAAAAACGTTGTGGATGGGAAAGTGAAATTTCGTTACGTAATTGATATGTCAACATTGAAATAA
- a CDS encoding carboxymuconolactone decarboxylase family protein — protein MKNIIKILLLICLSIGFILKSQLLYAQNNTTQYNMNNFNAKGVQASSENFTGTVWVNMNIKAEDNYNAIIGTVTFEPGARTNWHTHASGQILFVTSGVGYYQEKGKPVQIIKEGDVIKIPKNVEHWHGASHHNAMTHIAIVPDSGRDKTKWLSRVTDKEYDQALELVHQKTINLSENAIANRKELWPEDESKTDQTDPELIEIFDNWAFDEVIQKSDRINAQARVMMIMGSCIAQGALGEYKMFVNAALNIGVTPVEIKEILYQSIPYAGMAKVIDFIAAANRIFIQRDIALPLDRQSTTTSKNRFEKGLALQKEMFGERIDQMRDKAPNGQKYIQDFLAANCFGDYYTRTGLDIKTRELLTYSILISMGGTESQVRGHIQGNLNVGNDKERLIAITTQLLPYIGYPRTLNAIKAINEVAGGN, from the coding sequence ATGAAAAATATAATTAAAATATTGTTGTTAATATGTCTTTCCATTGGCTTTATTCTGAAAAGTCAGTTGTTATATGCACAGAACAACACAACACAATACAATATGAATAATTTTAATGCTAAAGGAGTACAGGCTTCATCTGAAAATTTTACTGGTACCGTATGGGTGAACATGAATATTAAGGCTGAAGACAATTATAATGCCATAATTGGAACCGTCACTTTTGAACCGGGAGCGAGGACGAACTGGCATACTCATGCCAGCGGACAAATTTTGTTTGTGACATCAGGTGTCGGATATTATCAGGAAAAAGGTAAGCCGGTTCAGATTATTAAAGAGGGGGATGTCATAAAGATCCCTAAGAACGTTGAGCATTGGCATGGGGCATCACATCATAATGCTATGACACATATTGCAATAGTTCCGGATTCTGGTCGTGATAAAACAAAATGGTTAAGTCGGGTGACCGATAAAGAGTATGACCAGGCTTTGGAATTAGTTCACCAAAAAACAATTAATTTGTCTGAAAATGCTATTGCAAACCGCAAAGAACTTTGGCCGGAGGATGAATCAAAAACAGATCAAACTGACCCTGAATTAATAGAAATATTTGATAATTGGGCTTTTGATGAAGTTATTCAAAAAAGTGACAGAATTAACGCCCAAGCTCGTGTTATGATGATTATGGGGTCATGCATTGCCCAAGGTGCATTAGGCGAATACAAGATGTTTGTTAATGCAGCCTTAAATATTGGAGTCACTCCTGTTGAGATTAAAGAAATTCTTTATCAGTCCATACCATACGCAGGTATGGCCAAAGTGATTGATTTTATTGCTGCGGCTAATAGAATATTCATACAACGTGACATTGCCTTACCGTTGGATAGACAATCGACTACCACCTCGAAGAATCGTTTTGAAAAGGGTTTGGCTTTGCAAAAAGAAATGTTTGGTGAGAGAATTGATCAGATGCGTGATAAAGCTCCGAATGGGCAGAAATACATCCAGGACTTTCTAGCCGCTAACTGTTTTGGAGACTATTATACCCGTACCGGGCTTGATATCAAAACACGCGAATTGCTCACTTACTCAATTCTTATCAGTATGGGAGGCACAGAGTCTCAAGTCAGGGGGCATATTCAGGGTAATCTGAACGTTGGTAACGATAAAGAAAGATTAATTGCTATTACCACACAACTGCTCCCTTACATCGGATATCCAAGGACGTTAAACGCGATAAAAGCCATTAATGAAGTCGCAGGTGGAAATTAA
- a CDS encoding arsenate reductase ArsC yields MKILILCTGNSCRSQMAHGFLQSFDKEITVCSAGTEATGKLNAGAVKAMAEVGIDISHHTSDSIEKYLDQEWDYVITVCGGANENCPMFVGKVKHRLHIGFDDPSHATGIPEFVESEFRRVRDEIKKRFQEFYITEIEKQNLHSCSCGGAC; encoded by the coding sequence ATGAAAATATTAATTCTTTGTACAGGAAATAGCTGTCGCAGCCAAATGGCTCACGGCTTCTTACAATCATTCGATAAAGAAATTACAGTATGTTCTGCTGGTACCGAGGCTACTGGGAAACTTAATGCCGGTGCCGTAAAGGCAATGGCGGAAGTGGGAATCGACATCTCGCACCACACATCGGACTCGATAGAGAAATATCTCGACCAAGAGTGGGATTATGTGATTACGGTGTGCGGCGGGGCAAACGAGAATTGTCCAATGTTTGTAGGCAAAGTGAAGCACCGCTTACACATTGGATTCGATGATCCGTCTCACGCTACAGGTATACCCGAATTTGTTGAAAGTGAATTCCGTCGGGTGAGAGATGAAATAAAAAAGCGTTTTCAAGAGTTCTATATCACAGAGATTGAGAAACAGAACTTACATTCTTGCTCTTGCGGAGGAGCTTGCTAA
- a CDS encoding oxidoreductase: MNKLNKTWLITGCSSGLGRAFAQEVLKKGFNAVVTSRNLKDIQDIIESYPQTALGLALDVTNKEQIKSTVERAEAKFKSIDVLMNNAGHGYRSAVEEGDESRVNELFNTNFFGTVNMIKAVLPGMRKRKSGTIFNVSSIAGRFSNPGSGYYSATKFAIEGMSDALSKEVAPLGIRVVVVEPGAFRTDFAGRSLTGTPTEILDYKETAGKRRKENDQTHGTEPGDPQKAAQVIIEMEESKKVPFRLLLGTDAIDFTRFELENQMKELETWKEISLSTDY; encoded by the coding sequence ATGAATAAGTTAAATAAAACATGGTTGATAACTGGGTGCTCTAGTGGACTTGGACGTGCTTTTGCACAGGAAGTTTTGAAAAAAGGATTTAATGCAGTTGTTACTTCCCGAAACCTCAAGGACATACAGGACATCATTGAAAGTTATCCTCAAACCGCTTTAGGTTTGGCACTAGATGTAACAAACAAAGAACAAATTAAAAGTACAGTAGAACGTGCAGAAGCAAAATTTAAAAGCATTGATGTGTTGATGAATAATGCGGGTCACGGATATCGTTCAGCAGTTGAAGAAGGTGATGAAAGCAGGGTTAACGAACTATTCAATACTAATTTTTTCGGTACGGTAAATATGATAAAGGCGGTATTACCAGGAATGCGAAAACGTAAATCAGGGACAATTTTTAATGTATCTTCCATAGCAGGACGTTTTTCAAATCCGGGCTCTGGATATTATTCGGCTACTAAATTTGCTATTGAAGGAATGTCGGATGCACTAAGTAAAGAAGTTGCTCCACTGGGAATTAGAGTGGTTGTGGTAGAACCCGGAGCTTTTCGTACTGATTTTGCAGGTCGTTCGTTGACAGGTACACCTACGGAAATTTTAGATTATAAAGAAACAGCTGGTAAAAGGCGAAAAGAAAATGACCAAACACACGGTACGGAGCCTGGAGACCCTCAAAAAGCGGCTCAGGTCATTATCGAAATGGAAGAAAGTAAAAAAGTTCCTTTCCGCTTATTGTTGGGTACTGATGCCATTGATTTTACCCGTTTTGAACTGGAAAATCAAATGAAAGAATTGGAAACGTGGAAGGAGATCAGTTTGAGTACAGATTATTAA
- the eno gene encoding phosphopyruvate hydratase — MKIEKITGREILDSRGNPTVEVDVLLESGIMARASVPSGASTGEHEALELRDGDKHRYGGKGVQKAVDNINRIIAPHLVGMSALDQMGVDYMMLALDGTKTKSKLGANAILGVSLAVAKAAANYLELPLYRYIGGVNTYVMPVPMMNIINGGSHSDAPIAFQEFLIRPVGAKSFKEGLRMGAEVFHALKKVLKDRGLSTAVGDEGGFAPTLEGTEDALNSILSAIKAAGYEPQKDITIGIDCAASEFYNNGVYDYTKFEGAKGKKRTADEQIDYLEQLIKKFPIDSIEDGMSENDWDGWKKLTQRIGASCQLVGDDVFVTNVDFLSKGIEQGCANSILIKVNQIGTLTETLNAIEMAHRHGYTTVTSHRSGETEDATIADIAVATNSGQIKTGSLSRSDRMAKYNQLLRIEEELGTKAVYGYKRVK; from the coding sequence ATGAAAATAGAAAAAATTACAGGAAGAGAAATCCTCGATTCGAGAGGTAACCCTACAGTAGAAGTAGATGTATTATTGGAGTCAGGTATCATGGCAAGAGCATCCGTTCCATCGGGAGCCTCTACCGGAGAGCACGAAGCACTTGAACTTCGCGACGGTGACAAACACCGTTACGGCGGCAAAGGTGTGCAAAAAGCAGTAGATAACATTAATAGAATTATAGCTCCTCACCTTGTGGGCATGTCGGCTCTCGACCAAATGGGTGTAGACTACATGATGCTGGCTCTCGACGGTACAAAAACCAAATCTAAGTTGGGCGCAAATGCCATTCTCGGAGTTTCGCTTGCTGTGGCCAAAGCAGCGGCCAACTATCTGGAGCTGCCTCTTTACAGATACATCGGCGGTGTTAATACTTATGTGATGCCCGTTCCTATGATGAACATCATCAACGGAGGTTCGCACAGTGATGCCCCCATTGCTTTTCAGGAATTTCTCATTCGCCCTGTGGGTGCCAAGTCATTCAAAGAAGGATTACGCATGGGCGCAGAAGTGTTCCATGCCCTAAAGAAAGTATTAAAAGATCGTGGCCTGAGCACAGCGGTAGGTGATGAAGGTGGTTTTGCACCAACACTCGAAGGTACCGAAGATGCTTTAAATTCCATACTTTCGGCTATCAAAGCTGCCGGATATGAACCCCAAAAAGACATAACCATCGGCATAGATTGTGCCGCATCCGAGTTCTACAATAACGGTGTATACGATTATACCAAATTTGAAGGCGCCAAAGGAAAGAAAAGAACAGCTGACGAACAAATCGATTATCTGGAACAGTTGATCAAAAAATTCCCCATCGACTCCATTGAAGATGGCATGAGCGAGAACGACTGGGACGGATGGAAGAAACTAACCCAACGCATCGGCGCTTCCTGCCAGTTGGTGGGAGATGACGTATTCGTAACCAATGTAGACTTCCTATCAAAAGGTATAGAGCAAGGTTGTGCAAACTCCATCCTGATCAAAGTGAACCAAATAGGCACATTGACGGAAACGCTTAACGCCATCGAAATGGCACACCGCCACGGATATACCACTGTAACTTCTCACCGTTCAGGTGAAACAGAAGATGCAACCATTGCCGACATCGCAGTAGCTACTAACAGCGGACAGATTAAGACCGGTTCTCTAAGCCGTTCCGACCGTATGGCTAAGTACAACCAACTGTTGCGCATAGAAGAAGAATTGGGTACCAAAGCCGTTTACGGATACAAACGTGTAAAATAA
- a CDS encoding SDR family oxidoreductase — MENIEGKVVVITGASSGFGKITAEYLSERGAIVVLGARRTEKIEAIAKEINKKGGKALAITTDVTDVEQIKNLVDSAVKTYGKIDVLLNNAGLMPISPLEYLKIEDWNRCIDVNIKGVLYGIAAALPHMKEQKSGQIISVSSVAGHRISPGGAIYSATKYAVRVISEALRQEVKPYNIRTAVISPGAVDTDLPGSITVNDVAAGIKQYYAENAIPADSFARAVAYIISQPEDVDINEVLFRPTKQQL; from the coding sequence ATGGAAAATATAGAAGGAAAAGTAGTTGTAATTACTGGGGCAAGCAGTGGTTTTGGTAAAATCACTGCGGAATATCTTTCTGAACGAGGAGCTATTGTTGTTCTCGGAGCAAGACGTACTGAAAAGATTGAAGCTATAGCCAAAGAAATTAACAAAAAAGGAGGCAAAGCTTTGGCCATAACAACTGATGTGACTGATGTTGAGCAGATAAAAAACTTGGTTGACTCAGCGGTTAAAACTTATGGCAAAATCGATGTTTTACTGAACAATGCCGGATTAATGCCGATTTCTCCATTGGAATATCTGAAAATTGAGGATTGGAATCGTTGTATTGATGTGAATATTAAAGGGGTGTTATACGGTATAGCCGCTGCTTTGCCTCATATGAAAGAGCAAAAATCAGGTCAAATTATCAGTGTGTCATCTGTTGCCGGTCATAGAATTAGTCCCGGTGGTGCCATTTATTCTGCTACTAAATACGCTGTAAGGGTAATTTCAGAAGCATTACGTCAGGAAGTTAAACCATACAATATCCGTACGGCAGTTATATCTCCTGGGGCTGTAGATACAGATCTTCCCGGGAGTATAACGGTAAATGATGTTGCTGCAGGTATCAAACAATATTACGCAGAAAATGCCATTCCTGCAGACTCGTTTGCACGAGCAGTTGCCTATATTATTAGCCAACCGGAAGATGTTGATATAAATGAAGTCCTTTTTCGCCCAACTAAACAACAATTATGA
- a CDS encoding alpha/beta fold hydrolase translates to MEPILIERQGAFSAGGTVIKSDGTFSPLKPWYEQQGGQTRHGDHADVFYQIPVNAKRFSMVFLHGYGQSRRSWQTTADGREGFADIFLRKGYGVYLVDQPGRGDAGQTTKPVQITGTPDDQTWFTQFRIGQYPNFYDGVQFPKDSLSLDKFFRMMTPNTGNVNEATIVNALSAVFDKSGDGILLTHSASGVPGWKIAIKSEHVKAVVAYEPGGFVFPEGEVPESNRGGGGIPLSEFMKLTKIPIVVYFGDFIPKEETNVPSLDFWRNVLATARQWAKVVNAHGGDVTIVHLPEIGLKGNTHFLMSDLNNVEVAKLLSTWLRQKGLN, encoded by the coding sequence ATGGAGCCTATTCTTATTGAAAGACAGGGGGCATTTTCGGCAGGTGGTACCGTCATAAAAAGCGATGGTACATTTAGCCCACTAAAACCTTGGTATGAACAACAAGGCGGGCAAACACGGCACGGGGATCACGCAGATGTGTTTTACCAAATTCCGGTAAACGCAAAGCGGTTTTCAATGGTGTTTTTGCACGGCTACGGACAATCCCGCCGCAGTTGGCAAACTACCGCCGATGGAAGGGAAGGCTTTGCCGATATTTTTTTGCGAAAAGGCTATGGAGTTTATCTCGTTGACCAACCGGGGCGTGGAGATGCAGGACAAACCACAAAACCCGTACAAATTACTGGAACACCCGATGATCAAACATGGTTTACACAATTTCGTATAGGTCAATACCCCAACTTTTATGATGGCGTTCAATTTCCGAAAGACAGCTTATCGTTGGATAAATTTTTTCGGATGATGACTCCGAACACAGGCAATGTGAATGAAGCAACCATAGTGAATGCCCTGTCTGCCGTGTTTGATAAATCGGGCGATGGCATTCTGCTTACACATTCTGCAAGTGGTGTTCCGGGTTGGAAAATTGCCATTAAAAGCGAACATGTAAAAGCTGTAGTTGCTTACGAACCAGGCGGATTTGTGTTTCCGGAAGGAGAAGTCCCTGAAAGTAATCGTGGTGGTGGTGGGATACCACTCAGTGAATTTATGAAATTGACAAAAATTCCTATTGTTGTTTATTTTGGCGACTTTATACCTAAGGAAGAAACCAATGTTCCTTCGCTAGATTTTTGGAGGAATGTGCTTGCGACTGCACGGCAATGGGCTAAGGTGGTAAACGCTCACGGAGGTGATGTCACCATTGTTCATTTGCCCGAAATAGGGCTAAAAGGCAATACACATTTTCTCATGTCAGATTTAAACAATGTTGAAGTTGCAAAATTATTGTCGACATGGTTAAGGCAAAAAGGATTGAATTAA